The Phoenix dactylifera cultivar Barhee BC4 chromosome 12, palm_55x_up_171113_PBpolish2nd_filt_p, whole genome shotgun sequence genome has a window encoding:
- the LOC103714902 gene encoding sodium/hydrogen exchanger 1-like — protein sequence MAVHLGSVLIKLGVLSESDHMSVASINLFVALLCACIVIGHLLEENRWMNESITALLIGLGTGVIILLTTKGKSSHLLVFSEELFFIYLLPPIIFNAGFQVKKKRFFRNFMTIMLFGAVGTLISFIIISLGAIGIIKKMDIGVLEIGDYLALGAIFSATDSVCTLQVLSQDETPLLYSLVFGEGVVNDATSIVLFNAIQNFDLGNIDAVTVLKFVANFLYLFFTSTFLGAFAGLFSAYIIKKLYFGRHSTDREVAIMILMAYLSYMLAELLDLSGILTVFFCGIVMSHYTWHNVTESSRVTTKHAFATLSFIAEIFLFLYVGMDALDIEKWKVASNSPGKSVAVSSILLGMVLIGRAAFVFPLSFLSNLSKKSPNEKITFKQQVIIWWAGLMRGAVSIALAYNKFARTGHTQLRGNAIMITSTITVVLFNTVVFGLMTKPLIRFLLPPCANHLSRDPSMSSGPPSPKSFLSPLLGNGQGAELETGQNVQRPTSLRMLLTAPSRSVHHYWRRFDDAFMRPVFGGRGFVPFVAGSPAERSVHALQ from the exons ATGGCGGTGCACTTGGGGTCGGTGCTGATCAAACTTGGGGTCCTCTCGGAGTCTGATCACATGTCGGTGGCGTCGATCAATCTCTTCGTGGCGCTGCTGTGCGCGTGTATAGTGATCGGCCACTTGCTGGAAGAGAATCGGTGGATGAACGAGTCCATCACTGCCCTTCTTATC GGGCTGGGCACTGGAGTGATTATTCTTCTAACTACTAAAGGAAAGAGTTCGCATCTTCTAGTCTTCAGTGAAGAACTCTTCTTCATATACTTGCTTCCGCCAATTATTTTCAATGCTGG GTTTCAAGTAAAAAAGAAACGGTTCTTCCGCAACTTCATGACAATTATGCTGTTTGGTGCAGTTGGAACACTGATCtcctttattattatttcaCTTG GAGCAATaggaataattaaaaaaatggatATAGGTGTTCTGGAAATTGGAGATTATCTTG CACTTGGAGCGATCTTTTCTGCAACAGATTCTGTTTGCACCTTGCAG GTTCTCAGTCAGGATGAGACGCCTTTACTTTATAGCCTGGTTTTTGGCGAAGGTGTTGTAAATGATGCCACTTCAATAGTGCTTTTTAATGCAATCCAAAACTTTGATCTAGGAAATATTGATGCTGTTACTGTTTTGAAGTTTGTTGCAAACTTCTTGTATCTATTCTTTACCAGCACCTTTCTTGGAGCATTT GCTGGATTGTTTAGTGCTTATATCATCAAAAAGTTGTATTTTGGCAG ACATTCTACTGATCGTGAAGTTGCAATTATGATACTTATGGCTTACCTTTCCTATATGCTGGCAGAA CTATTAGATTTAAGCGGTATTCTAACAGTGTTCTTCTGTGGAATAGTAATGTCGCACTATACTTGGCATAATGTGACAGAAAGTTCCAGAGTTACCACCAA GCATGCCTTTGCAACATTGTCTTTTATTGCagagatttttctctttctttatgtTGGCATGGATGCATTAGACATTGAAAAGTGGAAAGTGGCCAGTAACAG CCCTGGAAAATCAGTTGCTGTCAGCTCAATTCTGCTAGGTATGGTATTGATTGGAAGAGCTGCTTTTGTTTTCCCACTATCTTTTCTTTCCAACTTAAGTAAGAAGTCTCCAAATGAGAAAATCACCTTTAAGCAGCAA GTCATAATATGGTGGGCTGGTCTAATGAGAGGAGCAGTATCAATTGCACTTGCATATAATAAG TTTGCTAGGACTGGCCATACCCAATTGCGTGGCAATGCAATCATGATCACCAGTACTATCACCGTCGTTCTCTTCAACACTGTG GTGTTTGGGTTGATGACAAAGCCTCTGATAAGGTTTTTACTGCCTCCATGCGCAAATCATCTCAGCAGGGATCCCAGCATGTCATCCGGGCCTCCAAGTCCTAAATCTTTCCTCTCCCCATTGCTTGGAAATGGACAGGGAGCTGAATTGGAAACAGGGCAAAATGTCCAGCGCCCAACAAGCCTGCGTATGCTTCTCACTGCACCATCTCGTTCCGTTCACCATTACTGGCGTAGGTTTGATGATGCTTTCATGCGCCCCGTGTTTGGTGGGCGAGGTTTTGTTCCATTCGTTGCTGGTTCACCAGCTGAAAGAAGTGTCCACGCATTGCAATGA
- the LOC103714865 gene encoding superoxide dismutase [Cu-Zn]-like produces the protein MVKAVAVLGGTEGVTGTVHFFQEGDGPTTVTANIYGLKPGLHGFHVHALGDTTNGCMSTGPHFNPAGKEHGAPEDENRHAGDLGNVTAGEDGTVNFSIVDNQIPLIGPTAIIGRAVVVHADPDDLGKGGHELSKSTGNAGARVACGIIGLRGHL, from the exons ATGGTGAAGGCTGTTGCTGTTCTTGGCGGCACTGAGGGTGTCACAGGCACTGTGCACTTCTTCCAGGAAGGAGATG GTCCTACCACGGTAACTGCAAACATCTATGGGCTTAAGCCAGGGCTTCATGGATTCCATGTTCACGCTCTTGGTGACACCACCAATGGTTGCATGTCTACTG GGCCGCATTTTAATCCTGCTGGGAAGGAACATGGGGCACCTGAAGATGAGAACCGCCATGCTGGTGATCTTGGAAATGTGACTGCTGGCGAAGATG GTACTGTTAATTTTAGCATTGTTGACAACCAG ATTCCTCTCATTGGACCGACTGCCATTATTGGAAGGGCTGTTGTTGTCCATGCTGATCCTGATGACCTTGGAAAGG GTGGACATGAGCTTAGCAAAAGCACTGGAAATGCTGGTGCAAGAGTTGCCTGTG GCATCATTGGACTGCGAGGCCATTTGTGA